A DNA window from Aminivibrio sp. contains the following coding sequences:
- a CDS encoding 3-oxoacyl-ACP synthase III family protein, with translation MKGLGAAISAISYYLPPKVVDNKLLVEEFGTWTEDKIYQKTGIRERHVVDGELVSDLAVRAAEKLFEEHGIDRETIDFLLLCTESPDYYLPATACVVQDRLGLKKTIGALDYNLGCSGFIYGLALSKGLIAAGIASRILLVTADTLSRTINPKDKSTRTIFGDAAAAILVEGSDTARIGDFVLGTDGSGMDKLIIPAGAWAAPRSPETAAERTNKWGNTRCAENLYMNGPEVLNFTMATVPEAVSRTLEAHSLKLEDVDIFVFHQATFLILEHLRKEIGIPKEKVFMNMENKGNTVSATIPIALRDAADEGRLRPGDRAMAVGFGVGYSWGATIIRW, from the coding sequence ATGAAAGGATTGGGAGCGGCCATTTCGGCCATTTCGTACTACCTTCCGCCGAAAGTGGTGGACAACAAACTCCTTGTGGAGGAGTTCGGCACGTGGACCGAAGATAAAATATACCAGAAAACGGGGATCAGGGAACGCCACGTGGTCGACGGAGAGCTGGTGTCGGATCTGGCAGTCAGGGCGGCGGAAAAACTCTTCGAAGAACACGGCATCGACCGGGAGACCATCGACTTCCTGCTGCTGTGCACAGAGAGCCCCGACTACTACCTTCCCGCCACCGCCTGCGTGGTACAGGATCGCCTCGGCCTGAAAAAGACCATTGGAGCCCTGGACTACAACCTGGGGTGCTCGGGCTTCATCTACGGCCTCGCTCTCTCGAAGGGGCTCATCGCCGCGGGCATAGCCTCGAGGATCCTGCTCGTCACCGCCGACACCCTAAGCCGGACCATCAACCCGAAGGACAAGAGCACCCGCACCATCTTCGGCGACGCCGCCGCAGCCATCCTGGTGGAGGGCTCCGACACGGCCCGCATCGGCGACTTCGTCCTCGGCACCGACGGCTCGGGAATGGACAAGCTCATCATCCCCGCCGGGGCCTGGGCCGCCCCCCGCTCGCCGGAGACCGCAGCCGAACGGACCAACAAATGGGGGAACACCAGGTGCGCGGAAAACCTCTACATGAACGGCCCCGAGGTGCTCAACTTCACCATGGCCACCGTGCCCGAGGCAGTCAGCCGGACCCTGGAGGCTCACTCCCTGAAGCTCGAGGACGTGGACATCTTCGTCTTCCACCAGGCCACGTTCCTCATCCTTGAGCACCTGAGGAAGGAAATCGGCATACCGAAGGAAAAGGTCTTCATGAACATGGAGAACAAGGGCAACACGGTAAGCGCCACCATTCCCATAGCCCTGCGGGACGCCGCCGACGAAGGCAGGCTCCGCCCGGGGGACAGGGCCATGGCCGTCGGGTTCGGCGTGGGGTATTCCTGGGGGGCGACTATCATCCGATGGTAA
- a CDS encoding STAS domain-containing protein, translating into MKVDISKSGSGARIRLGGSMYVEDSASVREQLIGLLEEGIINLTIDLSGLDYVDSSGLGVLISIHKRCLQKGGKMVITGLRGMVEELFRLTRLDLVFNVSQQ; encoded by the coding sequence ATGAAAGTGGATATTAGCAAAAGCGGCTCCGGGGCGCGGATACGTCTGGGCGGCAGCATGTACGTCGAAGATTCCGCGTCCGTGAGGGAGCAGCTCATCGGGCTTCTTGAAGAAGGGATAATCAACCTGACCATCGACCTTTCGGGCCTGGACTACGTGGACAGCTCGGGGCTCGGGGTCCTGATCTCCATTCACAAGAGATGCCTCCAGAAGGGCGGGAAGATGGTCATCACCGGCCTTCGCGGAATGGTCGAAGAGCTCTTCCGGCTTACCCGCCTCGACCTCGTGTTCAACGTGTCCCAACAGTAA
- a CDS encoding methyl-accepting chemotaxis protein — translation MFRNLKIGAKLALAFGVLLLIFSGVGALSWFNMGEVSREVRSLADEYVPEMVLAERIQSTVQDLMYEIRGYSYTYDRSFLDAGRSAAESARAALGDAAALAEKYPALVTLRAGAADAMAGLDEYVKLMDDTEKAVESMNALRNRGTDSERAFFENAENYVRSQEQTLEREFGESTLQSELSGRLQKIVLGNALIDLGNLVRLANYRGQAQRNPVLLEEGLQHFEEMESILERLKAMTFQRVNIEQIKAVEKAGADYRSVMAGVLTAWRSLEELNARRVETGRGILAMADQVVQAGAANSQKISDHAVDSLASTISVILLSTAAAVLLGAAIAFAMTRSLTRPLNRVTVLAGMAKEGDLSIEREDFQIVTRDELGLMADALADMVRGQREMVRELKGKSVHLSALSEETAASTEEVTSTTNEVAEGNAQLAEQTRRGRENSIEASKVMLEMSSLIQIAQSLAASADKNSAEMSGAAEEGRETVAQTVEHMENIRTSVEETEGLLSQLDTFSARIGVVGDTITGIADQTNLLALNAAIEAARAGEAGRGFAVVAEEVRKLAEQSQQGAREVAELVARILEGTRSAVASMQKSREGVEEGVSIAHVAGEALERIGKAIGRSVEDIRRIISTTDEEVAKSDKVISLIDTTASVMELTDDHVQTLAASMEETAAAMETVATSAQEVSETSEDMRRMTERFKIEKDGGVLSNKPAVV, via the coding sequence ATGTTCAGGAATTTAAAGATCGGGGCGAAGCTCGCTCTGGCCTTCGGCGTCCTGCTGCTCATATTTTCCGGAGTGGGGGCGCTGAGCTGGTTCAACATGGGGGAGGTGAGCCGGGAAGTCCGTTCCCTTGCTGACGAATATGTTCCGGAAATGGTGCTTGCGGAGAGGATTCAGAGCACAGTACAGGATCTCATGTACGAAATACGGGGCTACAGCTACACCTACGACCGTTCGTTCCTCGACGCGGGCCGCAGTGCCGCGGAAAGTGCCCGGGCCGCCCTGGGGGATGCGGCGGCCCTCGCGGAGAAGTATCCGGCCCTGGTCACCCTCAGGGCGGGCGCCGCCGATGCCATGGCAGGGCTCGACGAGTACGTGAAGCTCATGGACGATACCGAGAAGGCCGTGGAGTCCATGAATGCCCTCAGGAACAGGGGAACCGACAGCGAGAGGGCATTTTTCGAAAATGCGGAGAACTACGTCCGCTCCCAGGAACAGACCCTTGAGAGGGAGTTCGGGGAGAGCACCCTCCAGTCGGAGCTTTCGGGACGGCTGCAGAAGATTGTTCTCGGAAACGCACTCATCGATCTGGGAAACCTTGTGCGGTTGGCCAACTACAGAGGACAGGCCCAGAGAAATCCCGTGCTCCTCGAAGAGGGGCTCCAGCATTTCGAGGAAATGGAGTCGATCCTTGAGCGTCTGAAGGCCATGACGTTCCAGAGGGTGAATATCGAGCAGATAAAGGCCGTGGAGAAAGCCGGAGCGGATTACCGATCCGTGATGGCTGGGGTCCTGACGGCCTGGAGAAGCCTCGAAGAACTCAACGCCCGGAGAGTCGAGACGGGGAGGGGCATTCTTGCCATGGCTGACCAGGTTGTGCAGGCCGGAGCGGCCAATTCCCAGAAGATCTCCGACCACGCCGTGGACAGCCTCGCTTCCACCATTTCCGTCATTCTTCTTTCCACCGCCGCAGCGGTGCTGCTCGGCGCGGCCATCGCATTCGCCATGACACGGAGCCTGACCCGTCCCCTGAACAGGGTGACCGTCCTCGCCGGGATGGCGAAGGAAGGGGATCTGTCCATCGAACGGGAGGATTTCCAGATCGTCACCAGGGACGAGCTGGGGCTCATGGCTGATGCCCTGGCGGACATGGTCCGGGGGCAGCGGGAGATGGTCCGGGAGTTGAAGGGAAAGTCGGTCCACCTGTCGGCCCTCTCCGAGGAGACGGCGGCCTCCACCGAAGAGGTCACGAGCACCACCAACGAGGTGGCCGAGGGCAACGCCCAACTGGCCGAGCAGACCAGGAGGGGGAGGGAGAACTCAATTGAGGCGTCCAAGGTCATGCTCGAGATGAGCAGTCTCATTCAGATTGCCCAGAGCCTTGCGGCAAGCGCCGACAAAAACTCCGCCGAGATGTCGGGGGCGGCCGAGGAGGGACGGGAAACAGTCGCCCAGACCGTGGAGCACATGGAAAACATCCGCACCTCCGTGGAGGAGACGGAGGGTCTCCTGTCGCAGCTCGACACTTTTTCCGCCCGGATAGGCGTGGTGGGCGACACCATCACCGGCATCGCCGACCAGACCAACCTTCTCGCCCTCAACGCCGCCATAGAGGCGGCTCGGGCTGGGGAGGCCGGAAGAGGATTCGCCGTGGTGGCCGAGGAAGTCCGGAAACTGGCGGAACAGTCCCAGCAGGGAGCCAGGGAAGTGGCGGAACTCGTGGCCAGGATTCTCGAGGGGACCAGGTCCGCCGTGGCGTCCATGCAGAAAAGCCGGGAAGGCGTTGAGGAAGGAGTGTCTATCGCCCACGTGGCGGGAGAAGCCCTGGAGCGGATCGGCAAGGCCATCGGGAGATCCGTGGAGGATATAAGGAGGATCATTTCCACCACCGACGAGGAAGTGGCCAAGTCCGACAAGGTGATCTCCCTTATCGACACCACCGCCAGCGTCATGGAGCTCACCGACGACCATGTGCAGACCCTCGCGGCCTCCATGGAGGAGACGGCGGCCGCCATGGAGACCGTGGCCACGAGCGCCCAGGAAGTGAGCGAGACTTCCGAGGACATGCGGCGCATGACGGAGCGCTTCAAGATTGAAAAAGACGGCGGGGTTTTGTCAAATAAGCCTGCCGTCGTATAA
- a CDS encoding MOSC domain-containing protein — protein sequence MAAVTAVCLSTERRKPKTEVERALFLPGGIKGDSHRGVTEREVSLLRAEDIRKAEEEAGFAFPPGSLAENLVVEGLPEELPVGTVLKVGDSVLLEVIEKGKKPGEPHSYDYRGWCLLPTAGYFLRVIRGGEVRTGDPVTMKMK from the coding sequence ATGGCGGCAGTGACGGCCGTCTGCCTGAGCACTGAACGGCGGAAACCGAAAACGGAGGTGGAGCGGGCCCTGTTCCTTCCGGGAGGAATCAAGGGCGACTCCCACAGGGGTGTAACGGAGCGTGAAGTGAGCCTGCTTCGGGCCGAGGATATCCGGAAGGCGGAAGAAGAGGCTGGTTTTGCCTTTCCACCGGGATCCCTCGCCGAGAACCTCGTGGTGGAAGGGCTCCCCGAAGAGTTGCCCGTCGGAACGGTCCTCAAGGTTGGGGATTCTGTGCTTCTGGAAGTCATCGAGAAAGGCAAGAAACCGGGGGAGCCCCACAGCTACGATTACCGGGGCTGGTGCCTTCTGCCCACGGCGGGGTACTTTCTCCGGGTGATCCGGGGCGGAGAAGTGAGAACGGGAGATCCGGTCACGATGAAGATGAAGTGA
- the codA gene encoding cytosine deaminase, with product MDLIIRRARLADGEIADIGINGGVFAAVEKRLDFGAAKEIDAGGRLVVPPFADPHLHLDAVLTVGSPRYNASGTLLEGIAIWGERRPGVTKEEILRNAREAVLWEAANGVQFIRTHADTTDPSLVTVEALLELKDEMREITDIQVVAFPQDGIYTIPDGERNLRRAVEMGCDCVGAIPHNELTREDGVRSVELAFELAEKYGRLVDIHCDETGDDQSRFVEVMAKCAIATGMGPRATASHTTAMHNYNNDYALKLMGIFRRAKMNFITLPFDNSVLQNRTDGYPRRRGHTRVDELDAAGLNVCIGHDSIMDPWYPMGKGSMLAAANLLLHTAHMSGYSRILRLFDMITVNSARTMNVQERYGIEPGKPANLLVLDASDRFDAIRLQSECLWSVRNGSVIAETAPAQRTLTWGGKKRRVDFSVTPRGSGEEKEVLPVLLPRMA from the coding sequence ATGGACCTGATTATTCGCAGGGCACGGCTTGCAGACGGAGAAATCGCGGACATCGGCATCAACGGCGGGGTGTTCGCCGCCGTGGAGAAGCGGCTGGACTTCGGAGCGGCCAAGGAGATCGACGCGGGCGGCAGGCTGGTTGTACCTCCCTTCGCCGACCCTCACCTCCACCTCGACGCGGTCCTTACCGTGGGATCGCCCCGGTACAATGCCTCGGGCACTCTCCTCGAGGGCATCGCCATCTGGGGCGAGCGCCGCCCCGGAGTCACAAAGGAAGAGATTCTCCGGAACGCCAGGGAAGCCGTCCTCTGGGAGGCTGCCAACGGCGTGCAGTTCATCAGGACCCACGCCGACACCACCGACCCCTCCCTGGTCACGGTAGAGGCCTTGCTGGAACTGAAGGACGAGATGCGGGAGATCACCGACATCCAGGTGGTGGCTTTTCCCCAGGACGGCATCTACACCATCCCCGACGGCGAGAGAAATCTTCGCCGTGCCGTGGAGATGGGATGCGACTGCGTCGGTGCCATACCCCACAACGAACTGACCCGGGAGGACGGCGTCCGGTCCGTGGAGCTGGCCTTCGAGCTGGCGGAGAAGTACGGCCGGCTTGTGGACATCCACTGCGACGAGACGGGGGACGACCAGTCCCGGTTTGTCGAGGTCATGGCCAAATGCGCCATCGCCACCGGCATGGGGCCCCGGGCGACAGCGAGCCATACCACGGCCATGCACAATTACAACAACGACTACGCCCTGAAGCTCATGGGCATTTTCCGGCGGGCGAAGATGAATTTCATCACCCTTCCCTTCGACAATTCGGTGCTCCAGAACCGGACGGACGGTTACCCCCGCCGCAGGGGACACACCCGGGTGGACGAGCTGGACGCAGCCGGGCTGAACGTCTGTATCGGCCATGACTCCATCATGGACCCCTGGTACCCCATGGGAAAGGGATCCATGCTCGCTGCGGCGAACCTCCTGCTCCACACGGCCCACATGAGCGGCTACAGCCGGATTTTACGTCTTTTCGACATGATCACAGTCAATTCCGCCCGGACCATGAACGTGCAGGAGCGCTACGGCATCGAACCGGGAAAGCCTGCGAATCTCCTGGTCCTCGACGCCTCTGACCGGTTCGATGCGATCCGGCTCCAGAGCGAGTGCCTGTGGTCGGTGCGGAACGGCTCTGTCATCGCCGAGACGGCCCCGGCGCAGCGGACCTTGACCTGGGGCGGGAAGAAGCGGCGCGTTGACTTCTCCGTCACCCCAAGGGGGAGCGGAGAGGAAAAGGAAGTCCTTCCGGTGCTTCTGCCGCGGATGGCCTGA
- a CDS encoding BMP family protein has product MRKNVLALSMVFVLLLAGTASAEAKEYKDFKLAAVFQTAIEEPWDGAIHQACILLQKELGFTYEFTEKVGAADFERVLREYAERGFDLIVGDAFLAGEEPSRRVAKDYPEVAFAFGSEFTFQEPNYSVFDNWIHEPSYLCGVIAGRMTKTNTLGIVAAIPIAEVNRLVHAFKLGALSVNPSVKVKVAYIGSWFDPPKAKEATLAQIEAGADLIFAERFGVFEAAKEKGVLAFGNMMDQHALAPEVVVTGPVWNMEPTVRHCIDTVRNKEWKAEDLREWSMLARGGAYLAPFHEFQQKLPPEVIREVRELESKIMNGQFTVPIIETELKTD; this is encoded by the coding sequence TTGAGGAAAAACGTATTGGCGTTGTCGATGGTATTTGTCCTTCTCCTCGCCGGAACCGCGTCGGCGGAGGCAAAGGAATACAAGGACTTCAAGCTGGCCGCCGTATTCCAGACGGCCATCGAGGAACCCTGGGACGGGGCGATCCACCAGGCCTGCATCCTTCTGCAGAAGGAACTCGGCTTCACGTACGAATTCACAGAGAAGGTGGGAGCGGCGGACTTCGAGCGGGTTCTCAGGGAGTACGCCGAGAGAGGCTTCGACCTCATCGTGGGAGACGCTTTCCTGGCAGGGGAGGAGCCTTCCCGCAGGGTCGCGAAAGATTACCCGGAAGTCGCCTTCGCCTTCGGGTCAGAGTTCACCTTCCAGGAACCAAACTACTCCGTGTTCGACAACTGGATTCATGAACCTTCCTACCTCTGCGGCGTCATCGCAGGCCGCATGACAAAAACCAACACCCTCGGCATCGTCGCCGCCATTCCCATCGCGGAAGTCAACCGTCTCGTCCACGCCTTCAAGCTAGGTGCCCTTTCGGTCAACCCCAGCGTCAAGGTGAAGGTCGCCTACATCGGAAGCTGGTTCGATCCCCCCAAGGCCAAGGAAGCGACCCTCGCCCAGATCGAGGCGGGAGCCGATCTGATTTTCGCCGAACGGTTCGGCGTGTTCGAGGCGGCCAAGGAGAAGGGGGTCCTCGCCTTCGGCAACATGATGGACCAGCATGCCCTCGCGCCCGAGGTAGTCGTCACGGGACCGGTGTGGAACATGGAACCCACTGTCCGCCATTGCATCGACACCGTGAGAAACAAGGAATGGAAGGCCGAAGACCTGAGGGAGTGGTCCATGTTGGCCCGGGGCGGCGCATATCTCGCTCCCTTCCACGAGTTCCAGCAGAAACTTCCTCCAGAAGTGATCAGGGAAGTCCGGGAACTGGAATCGAAGATCATGAACGGCCAGTTCACCGTGCCCATCATCGAGACCGAGCTGAAGACGGACTGA
- a CDS encoding ABC transporter ATP-binding protein produces MPTDRPAMSAVQGEVPVSGHTAPPCVVEMRSITKTFLDVTANSDVNFSLREGEICALLGENGAGKTTLMNILFGYYAADSGEIRIGGEKVTFSSPRDAIACRIGMVHQHFTLVPSQTVLENVVVGSGGGRFFLDLSGARKKLLTLQDRFGLHVDPDAPVWTLPIGGQQKVEILKALYRDARILILDEPTAVLAPLETKELFATLRTLAAEGCSIIFISHKLYEVMEIADRVVVLTKGVLTAERKVSETSERELAKLMVGRELAEKKRPARGTPGSPLLVVRGLTVKNDRNLEAVKDLSLEVRSGEILGMAGVSGNGQRELAEALFGLRKPVSGTISVDGRILPPGRPKASVDSGMGRIPEDRMTTGLLLELSVEENLVLENHGKFRSMGMLDHGAIGRHADRLISEFNIRTDGRTAKALTLSGGNLQKIILARALSASPKVVVAAQPTRGLDVGAIEYIHWRIVDARAGGAAILLISEDLDEIFGLSDRIAVMYEGRIMGIADGGSASRERIGLWMSGVNEPCV; encoded by the coding sequence ATGCCTACTGACAGGCCTGCCATGAGCGCCGTACAGGGGGAAGTGCCGGTCTCCGGGCACACAGCCCCTCCCTGCGTCGTGGAAATGCGCTCCATTACCAAGACATTTCTCGACGTCACGGCAAACAGCGACGTGAACTTTTCGCTCAGGGAAGGGGAAATCTGCGCTCTTCTCGGAGAGAACGGCGCCGGTAAGACCACGCTCATGAACATTCTCTTCGGCTATTACGCCGCCGACAGCGGAGAAATCCGCATCGGGGGGGAAAAAGTTACCTTTTCCTCCCCCAGGGACGCCATCGCCTGCCGCATCGGCATGGTCCACCAGCACTTCACCCTGGTGCCGTCCCAGACCGTGCTTGAAAACGTGGTGGTGGGAAGCGGCGGAGGGAGATTCTTTCTCGATCTTTCCGGTGCGCGGAAAAAACTGCTCACCCTTCAGGACCGTTTCGGACTCCACGTGGACCCCGACGCCCCGGTATGGACCCTCCCCATAGGCGGGCAGCAAAAGGTGGAGATTCTGAAGGCTCTCTACAGGGACGCCCGCATCCTGATCCTCGACGAACCCACGGCGGTGCTCGCTCCCTTGGAAACCAAGGAGCTTTTCGCGACCCTTCGCACCCTCGCAGCGGAGGGCTGCTCCATAATCTTCATCTCCCACAAGCTCTATGAGGTTATGGAAATCGCCGACCGCGTGGTGGTGCTCACGAAGGGAGTACTCACCGCCGAGAGGAAGGTCTCCGAGACCAGCGAACGGGAGCTGGCCAAACTCATGGTGGGCCGGGAACTCGCGGAGAAGAAGCGTCCTGCCAGGGGAACCCCGGGAAGCCCTCTTCTGGTCGTCCGGGGCCTGACAGTGAAGAACGACAGGAACCTCGAGGCAGTAAAGGATCTCTCCCTGGAGGTCCGCTCCGGAGAGATCCTGGGCATGGCCGGGGTTTCCGGCAACGGGCAGAGAGAGCTCGCGGAAGCCCTGTTCGGCCTCCGGAAGCCCGTTTCGGGCACCATCTCCGTGGACGGCAGAATCCTTCCCCCGGGCCGCCCGAAAGCTTCGGTGGACAGCGGCATGGGGAGAATACCCGAGGACAGGATGACTACCGGCCTCCTCCTGGAGCTTTCCGTGGAGGAAAACCTCGTGCTGGAAAACCACGGGAAATTCCGCTCCATGGGTATGCTGGATCACGGCGCCATTGGGCGGCACGCCGACCGGCTCATTTCCGAATTCAACATCAGGACCGACGGCAGGACGGCCAAGGCCCTGACGCTTTCGGGAGGAAACCTCCAGAAGATCATCCTGGCCCGGGCGCTTTCGGCGTCGCCGAAAGTGGTGGTGGCTGCCCAGCCCACCAGGGGACTCGACGTGGGGGCCATCGAATACATCCACTGGCGGATCGTGGATGCCAGGGCAGGCGGCGCGGCAATTCTTCTCATCTCCGAGGATCTCGACGAAATATTCGGACTCAGCGACCGGATCGCCGTCATGTACGAAGGCCGCATCATGGGCATAGCCGACGGCGGCTCAGCGTCCAGGGAGCGGATAGGACTCTGGATGAGCGGGGTGAACGAACCATGCGTATGA
- a CDS encoding ABC transporter permease yields the protein MRMIITKRAPLPGWVQALVPVAAILVTLILSAVPILIAGGDLWLSYTSLFRGALGTRYNFLETCVKAAPLTFTGLAVAFAFRAKFWNIGAEGQLLAGAIAATWVGINAPALPKAAVLVLVCAAGFLAGGLWATVPALMKTKYRVDDVVTTLLLNYVMWHIMGYLLFGPLQMPNSSWPRSPAIAELARFPVLLARSRFHLGIVLAVAAVLIVWFINSKTVFGYQSRAVGVNPRAAAFGGIDVNSVIIRTAVLSGGLAGMAGVGEVAAIHFHLLMDVSPGFGYSGIVIAMLGRLHPLGTALAAFFFSVIIVGAQSMSRLTGVPTYIAEVIQGMALIVMLIALLLTEYRIKAVKD from the coding sequence ATGCGTATGATCATCACGAAACGGGCCCCCCTTCCCGGGTGGGTCCAGGCGCTTGTCCCCGTGGCAGCCATCCTGGTGACCCTCATCCTTTCGGCCGTTCCCATTCTCATCGCCGGAGGGGACCTCTGGCTCTCCTACACGTCTCTCTTCAGGGGAGCCTTGGGCACCAGGTACAACTTCCTCGAGACCTGCGTGAAGGCCGCTCCTCTGACCTTTACCGGTCTGGCCGTGGCCTTCGCCTTCCGGGCGAAGTTCTGGAACATCGGCGCCGAAGGACAGCTTCTCGCCGGGGCCATCGCCGCCACCTGGGTGGGCATAAACGCCCCGGCTCTTCCGAAGGCTGCCGTGCTGGTCCTCGTCTGCGCTGCGGGCTTTCTCGCCGGGGGCCTCTGGGCCACCGTCCCCGCCCTGATGAAGACGAAATACAGGGTGGATGACGTGGTCACCACCCTTCTTCTGAACTACGTCATGTGGCACATTATGGGATACCTGCTCTTCGGCCCCCTCCAGATGCCGAACTCGAGCTGGCCGAGGTCGCCCGCCATAGCGGAACTGGCCAGGTTCCCCGTGCTCCTGGCCCGCTCCCGGTTCCACCTCGGCATCGTGCTTGCGGTCGCTGCGGTCCTCATCGTCTGGTTCATCAACTCGAAGACCGTCTTCGGCTATCAGTCCCGGGCGGTGGGCGTCAACCCCAGGGCGGCGGCCTTCGGGGGCATCGACGTCAACTCCGTGATCATCAGGACCGCCGTCCTTTCCGGAGGGCTCGCGGGAATGGCGGGCGTGGGTGAAGTGGCCGCCATTCACTTCCATCTCCTCATGGACGTCTCGCCGGGATTCGGGTACTCGGGCATCGTCATCGCCATGCTGGGGAGGCTTCATCCCCTGGGGACGGCCCTCGCGGCCTTCTTCTTCAGCGTGATTATCGTGGGAGCCCAGTCCATGAGCAGGCTCACCGGCGTCCCGACCTACATCGCCGAGGTGATCCAGGGCATGGCCCTCATCGTGATGCTCATCGCCCTCCTCCTCACCGAATACCGCATAAAGGCGGTGAAAGACTGA
- a CDS encoding ABC transporter permease, with the protein MEQVFTLSFITGLLAAMMRMATPIIFGTLGEILSERAGVLNLGIEGIMLMGAMTGFLTTLATGSLWLGVAAAALIGALLALFMAFLAVYLGLSQHVSGLGITLLSTGLAMFIYRLSVGSPVNPPTVQPFTQTAIPYLSELPVVGPAFFTQYTLVYWAFLLIPALWILLYRTTWGLAIRTVGENPLAADTVGINVNLVRTLCLAAGGALMGIGGAFLTLAHQNMFLIDVVGGRGWISIAMVIFGNWDPLRGAAGALIFGFLDALQLRLQGLGFDIPFHLFLLIPYLMTVVALVSVSRRAAAPAGLLKPYRREEKG; encoded by the coding sequence ATGGAACAGGTATTCACCCTCTCCTTCATCACCGGCCTCCTCGCCGCCATGATGCGCATGGCTACCCCCATCATCTTCGGCACCCTTGGGGAAATTCTCAGCGAGCGGGCAGGCGTCCTCAACCTGGGCATCGAGGGAATTATGCTCATGGGCGCCATGACGGGCTTCCTCACCACCCTCGCCACCGGATCCCTCTGGCTCGGCGTGGCAGCGGCCGCACTGATCGGCGCTCTCCTTGCACTTTTCATGGCCTTCCTGGCGGTCTACCTCGGGCTTTCCCAGCATGTCTCCGGCCTCGGCATCACCCTGCTCTCCACCGGGCTGGCCATGTTCATCTACCGGCTCAGCGTGGGATCCCCCGTGAACCCCCCCACGGTACAGCCTTTCACCCAGACGGCCATTCCGTACCTGTCGGAGCTGCCGGTTGTCGGTCCCGCTTTTTTCACTCAGTACACCTTGGTCTACTGGGCGTTTCTTCTCATCCCGGCCCTCTGGATCCTTCTTTACAGGACGACCTGGGGCCTGGCCATCCGCACCGTGGGTGAAAACCCCCTCGCTGCCGATACAGTGGGCATCAACGTCAACCTCGTCCGGACCCTCTGCCTGGCGGCAGGAGGGGCCCTCATGGGCATCGGAGGCGCTTTCCTTACCCTCGCCCACCAGAACATGTTCCTCATCGATGTGGTGGGAGGCAGGGGATGGATCAGCATCGCCATGGTCATCTTCGGCAATTGGGATCCCCTCCGGGGAGCGGCGGGCGCCCTCATCTTCGGCTTCCTCGACGCCCTGCAGCTCCGCCTCCAGGGGCTGGGCTTCGACATTCCCTTCCACCTGTTTCTTCTCATCCCCTACCTGATGACGGTCGTCGCCCTTGTCAGCGTGTCGCGGAGAGCCGCGGCCCCGGCAGGGCTTCTAAAGCCCTACCGACGGGAAGAAAAAGGCTAG